A region of Reichenbachiella carrageenanivorans DNA encodes the following proteins:
- a CDS encoding hybrid sensor histidine kinase/response regulator: MKKTLFPYLLSGALLVLTVGVAIVGYFTYKSLNQIIGTLEDEVKPNVDLILLSDMKLALEDLENAIRAYVLSEDSVYIREFDERVGKALTSLSQLKQRNADTSFVVYTDSLESLILDKVTILTQVSKLDHQGLQETFAGVQERLNLSQSSSPPVDTVIQRKRSFLEKVFGKKEPEISPAPEKPDQTNELLDSIVRRAEKKIYDQKIREFTLHRDHQTIDLKINELIAEMNAMQIDRIRHVAARAQNRAKYTNRYITIFSIIAPASLLLTLLVLIIYVSRTKNYQRVLSSSRKNALRLAREKEAFLANMSHEIRTPMNAIMGFSRLLLKSPLQEEQREKLQIIAQSSDHLVHLLDDVLDMAKLQSGKIVLQRIAFDPVEVVSQTILLLRPKAEEKGLWLQGKYEEKLSGVWGDPYRLKQILLNLIYNSIKFTERGKVEVFVSQVLDEGKVKLNLSVKDTGIGIAPDKQKRIFEAYEQANGSDQEKGAGLGLSITQRLVAMHQGLLRLESTLGEGSTFRVELPYEEASEWPVQEDHQMHMRRPGLHLLLADDEPFNRRLLQETLGELGAKVSEASDGVVADQLLREKPFDLLLLDFRMPNLDGIELAKKVRAGDGLNAQIPIIGLTATVSEKELKKAKEAGICHVIHKPFDAEELLSLIAELTADIEKPAEMSPPVYSLEGLSKMGDDAFVIEMVGLFIASAQENLSALAIAKESGKWMEVADVLHRIVAPVRHFKADELVVLLKENEIITRKGMAIGEDQIEEIKQQVLALTAALQVYLEQRESK, encoded by the coding sequence TTGAAAAAAACTTTATTTCCATACTTATTGAGCGGAGCACTTTTGGTACTCACAGTAGGAGTGGCTATTGTGGGCTATTTCACTTACAAAAGTCTAAATCAAATCATTGGCACGCTAGAGGATGAGGTGAAGCCTAATGTAGATTTGATTCTACTCAGTGACATGAAGCTGGCGCTTGAAGATTTGGAGAATGCCATTCGTGCCTATGTATTGAGTGAAGATTCTGTTTATATCCGCGAATTCGATGAGCGAGTAGGCAAGGCTTTAACTTCTCTTTCGCAATTGAAACAAAGAAATGCAGATACGAGCTTTGTGGTTTATACAGATTCACTCGAAAGCTTAATTCTCGATAAAGTCACCATATTGACGCAAGTTTCCAAACTGGATCATCAAGGTCTTCAAGAAACCTTTGCAGGAGTACAAGAGCGACTGAATCTAAGTCAGTCATCGAGTCCACCTGTCGATACTGTTATTCAGCGAAAACGTTCTTTTTTAGAAAAAGTGTTTGGGAAAAAAGAGCCCGAAATATCACCTGCTCCCGAAAAGCCAGATCAGACCAATGAGCTGTTGGATTCGATAGTGAGGAGAGCAGAGAAAAAGATATACGACCAGAAGATACGTGAATTTACTTTGCACCGAGACCATCAGACCATCGATCTGAAAATCAATGAATTGATAGCTGAGATGAACGCTATGCAGATCGACCGTATCAGGCATGTGGCCGCCAGAGCGCAAAACCGCGCCAAGTATACCAATAGATACATTACTATTTTTAGCATTATAGCACCGGCTAGTTTGTTACTCACCTTGCTGGTACTGATCATCTATGTATCACGCACCAAAAATTATCAGCGAGTATTGTCGTCTTCGCGAAAAAACGCACTTCGCTTGGCTCGTGAAAAGGAAGCCTTTTTGGCTAATATGAGCCATGAAATCAGGACACCCATGAATGCCATTATGGGATTTTCTCGCTTGCTCTTGAAGTCTCCATTGCAGGAAGAACAACGAGAAAAACTTCAGATTATAGCACAGTCGTCAGATCATTTGGTGCATTTGCTGGACGATGTGCTGGACATGGCTAAGTTGCAATCAGGCAAAATAGTCTTGCAGCGCATCGCTTTTGATCCCGTTGAGGTAGTGAGCCAGACGATCCTACTGCTTCGACCAAAAGCAGAGGAGAAGGGGCTTTGGCTACAAGGTAAATATGAAGAGAAACTATCGGGCGTGTGGGGGGATCCCTATCGTTTGAAACAAATTTTATTGAATTTGATTTACAATAGCATCAAGTTTACGGAGCGGGGCAAGGTAGAGGTGTTCGTTAGTCAAGTGTTGGATGAAGGGAAGGTTAAATTAAACCTGTCGGTAAAAGATACGGGTATAGGAATCGCCCCTGATAAGCAAAAGAGGATCTTCGAAGCATACGAACAGGCCAATGGATCCGATCAGGAAAAGGGGGCTGGATTGGGATTGTCTATAACCCAGAGGCTGGTAGCTATGCATCAGGGGTTGCTCCGATTGGAAAGTACACTTGGGGAAGGGTCTACTTTTAGGGTGGAGCTACCGTATGAGGAGGCTAGTGAATGGCCCGTTCAGGAGGATCATCAGATGCACATGCGCAGACCTGGTTTGCACCTACTCCTTGCAGATGATGAACCATTCAATCGCCGACTTTTGCAGGAGACTTTAGGCGAACTAGGAGCAAAGGTGAGTGAAGCGTCCGATGGTGTGGTAGCAGATCAACTATTGAGGGAAAAACCTTTTGACCTTTTGCTTTTAGATTTTAGAATGCCCAATTTGGATGGTATCGAATTGGCAAAAAAAGTAAGAGCAGGTGATGGTTTGAATGCACAAATACCTATCATAGGCCTGACGGCTACCGTATCCGAAAAGGAGTTGAAAAAAGCCAAAGAAGCAGGGATTTGTCACGTCATTCATAAACCTTTTGATGCGGAAGAGTTGCTGTCATTGATTGCGGAACTGACTGCTGATATTGAAAAGCCTGCGGAGATGTCTCCGCCAGTGTATAGTCTCGAAGGCTTGAGCAAAATGGGAGATGATGCATTTGTGATTGAGATGGTGGGATTATTCATTGCTAGTGCGCAAGAGAACTTAAGTGCTTTGGCTATAGCCAAAGAAAGTGGGAAGTGGATGGAGGTGGCAGATGTGTTGCATCGGATTGTTGCGCCTGTCAGACATTTTAAAGCAGATGAGCTGGTAGTTCTATTAAAAGAAAATGAAATCATTACCCGAAAGGGAATGGCAATCGGAGAGGATCAAATAGAAGAAATCAAACAGCAAGTATTGGCACTTACTGCTGCTCTACAGGTATATTTGGAACAAAGAGAATCTAAATGA
- a CDS encoding formylglycine-generating enzyme family protein — protein MRQTIYILWALVTIAACTNKAKETTQTPPTEEQQEIVKKNADRSGMVLIPAGYFTMGGKSDQASEDEFPRHEVSVSSFYMDETEVTNAQFEAFVKATNYITIAERDIDWDEMLKQLPPNTPKPADSVLRAGSMVFKQTDSPVSLEDYSQWWEWMVGANWRQPEGPGSNIKDRMDHPVVHIAWDDAQAYATWAGKRLPTEAEWEWASMGGDTKAKYPWGNESVETAIDKANFWQGKFPYQNYVLDGFEGTAPVKSFSPNGFGLYDMAGNVWEWCVDKYDVNAYQNDAQQGTVMDPSGSGKYNDPRDPYSPKHVIRGGSFLCNDDYCSGYRVSRRMSSTKDSGFNHTGFRCVVEVVE, from the coding sequence ATGAGACAAACTATATATATACTATGGGCACTAGTCACAATAGCCGCCTGCACCAATAAAGCAAAAGAAACGACCCAAACTCCACCGACAGAAGAGCAACAAGAGATTGTGAAAAAGAATGCAGATCGCTCAGGAATGGTGTTGATACCTGCTGGGTATTTTACTATGGGAGGCAAGTCAGATCAAGCGAGTGAAGACGAATTTCCTCGCCATGAGGTATCCGTTTCTTCTTTTTATATGGATGAAACAGAAGTAACCAACGCCCAATTTGAAGCTTTTGTAAAAGCAACAAACTATATCACTATTGCAGAACGTGACATTGATTGGGATGAAATGCTCAAACAGCTACCGCCTAATACACCCAAGCCAGCCGATTCAGTGCTGAGAGCGGGCTCGATGGTGTTTAAGCAAACCGACAGTCCTGTGTCACTAGAGGATTACTCTCAGTGGTGGGAGTGGATGGTGGGTGCTAATTGGCGACAGCCAGAAGGACCAGGCAGCAATATAAAGGATCGTATGGATCACCCTGTGGTACACATTGCATGGGACGACGCGCAGGCATACGCCACTTGGGCGGGTAAGCGATTGCCTACAGAGGCAGAGTGGGAGTGGGCATCGATGGGTGGTGATACCAAAGCCAAGTATCCTTGGGGCAATGAGTCTGTAGAGACAGCGATAGATAAGGCTAATTTTTGGCAAGGAAAGTTCCCTTATCAAAACTATGTCCTCGACGGATTTGAGGGGACAGCTCCCGTAAAGTCATTTAGCCCTAATGGTTTTGGGCTCTACGATATGGCAGGTAATGTGTGGGAATGGTGTGTAGATAAATATGATGTAAACGCCTACCAGAATGATGCGCAACAAGGAACAGTGATGGATCCTTCAGGGTCTGGGAAATATAATGACCCAAGAGATCCATATTCGCCCAAGCATGTGATCAGGGGTGGTTCTTTTCTGTGCAACGACGATTATTGTAGCGGCTATCGCGTGTCTCGTCGAATGAGCTCTACCAAAGACTCAGGTTTCAATCATACAGGATTTAGATGTGTGGTAGAGGTGGTTGAATAG
- a CDS encoding glycoside hydrolase family 113, translating into MKIKWLGLVLILACSAQQDKSKTKINGLCLVAPPYEISATDYTPILQVHANWVAVIPYAFCSPDQPKVQFNSPRQWIGETTAGITQAISLAHDAGLQVMLKPHLWVKGQGWAGDLDFETEEQVAIWMESYTAYLLHFVQVATDQQVEMISIGTEIRQLANKYPNYWKDLIVQVRSIYPGVITYSANWDNYQHIKFWKDLDYIGIDAYFPSSKSKTPTTSEWIEANQNTKEQLKQLAKSYDKQVLFTEFGFESIDYCARGHWEPNKKDKEINEQGQANAYEGLLHSYWTEDWLAGGFAWKWHYKHAEAGGANHSAFTPQNKMAEKILRNEYFKHSRH; encoded by the coding sequence ATGAAGATTAAATGGCTTGGGTTAGTTTTGATATTGGCCTGTAGTGCACAGCAAGACAAATCGAAAACAAAAATCAACGGTTTGTGTCTAGTAGCTCCTCCTTACGAAATAAGTGCTACTGACTATACACCTATCCTACAAGTACATGCCAACTGGGTAGCTGTAATCCCTTATGCCTTTTGTAGCCCCGATCAGCCAAAAGTCCAATTCAACTCCCCTAGACAATGGATTGGAGAAACGACTGCTGGTATCACACAGGCCATCTCACTGGCTCACGACGCTGGGCTACAAGTCATGCTCAAACCTCACCTGTGGGTGAAAGGCCAAGGCTGGGCTGGCGATCTAGACTTTGAGACAGAAGAACAAGTAGCCATTTGGATGGAAAGCTATACAGCCTATTTGCTCCACTTTGTGCAAGTGGCTACCGACCAACAGGTCGAAATGATATCCATAGGTACAGAAATTCGACAGTTAGCAAACAAGTATCCTAACTACTGGAAAGATCTTATCGTCCAAGTCAGATCCATTTATCCTGGTGTGATCACTTACTCGGCCAATTGGGACAATTATCAGCATATCAAATTTTGGAAAGATTTAGATTACATCGGGATAGATGCTTATTTCCCGTCTTCCAAATCCAAAACACCAACCACATCAGAATGGATCGAAGCCAATCAAAACACCAAAGAGCAGCTAAAACAATTAGCAAAATCGTATGACAAGCAAGTGCTATTTACAGAGTTTGGTTTCGAAAGTATAGACTACTGTGCTCGTGGACATTGGGAACCTAACAAAAAGGATAAAGAAATAAACGAACAAGGACAAGCCAATGCTTATGAAGGACTACTTCATAGCTACTGGACAGAAGATTGGTTGGCAGGTGGTTTTGCATGGAAATGGCACTACAAACATGCCGAAGCTGGTGGAGCTAATCATTCAGCATTTACACCTCAAAACAAAATGGCAGAAAAAATACTCAGAAACGAGTATTTCAAACACTCCCGCCACTAA
- a CDS encoding efflux RND transporter permease subunit: MINKRNSFLALALAVILLGLLANQLPNLRFDYELENFFPTQDPDLIYYQEFTETFGHDNDYLLIGFEAQPSLFDIDFLGHIDEGLKAVGNLAASQRVISPTSLRFGIKTPMGQIPIPLLHLEDRSKLLNDSVKLYKHPLFREMFIAKSGKSMKAIVLHKRFASKEKADEYVDEIRGVFEKQNLPVRIAGKAVAQTAFVNAVKDDFSKFIIIALVLIFLMLLFFMRNLLLITMSLLIAGLSVVATIGFMALTGKDIDVLSSLIPTILLVVSMSDIIHLYAHIQQEYNESKNLKASINQAVRKVGIATLLTSFTTAIGFLTLVTIQVKPIIDLGLYAAAGIAFAFIITYLLFPTLACLTQPTISQPSSGFMQNCLKSIYKMVSTRGKSIGLAAMLVLVVSLIGLKQVEVDAYLVNDLPKHDPVKTDFIFFDEEFSGSKPFTLSLWIKDDTKPIYSQEVITQMEKIEHLIRKHTGAGDLISPVSFVKFANQSLHQAAPESYQLPESSRDWQKVFQQIRKTHPERKSTKVSTEALAQITGYFQDLGSKDATIKYEKLIHALDEQVDHQILGYRLTGTTLLIDKSHELLSMNLIKGLLLAMLIVGLIAGVMFRSWRMVLITLLPNLFPILVVAAIMGYFSIPLNLSTSVIFAISFGIVVDDTLHFLSQFKQEYQPGIQIEQAIERSILATGRPILITTILLTSGFIVFCFSNFSATFFMGLFVSISFVTALLTDLYLLPVLLIWFLPKKTKDL; encoded by the coding sequence ATGATTAACAAAAGAAATTCCTTCTTAGCCCTCGCTCTCGCAGTGATACTCCTTGGTCTTCTGGCAAATCAGCTGCCCAATCTCCGATTCGATTACGAGTTAGAAAATTTCTTTCCTACACAAGACCCCGATCTCATCTATTATCAAGAGTTTACAGAGACATTTGGGCACGACAATGATTACTTACTCATAGGCTTTGAAGCCCAGCCTTCACTTTTTGACATTGATTTTCTTGGTCATATAGATGAAGGACTAAAGGCAGTAGGCAACTTGGCGGCCTCTCAACGAGTAATCTCTCCTACCTCTTTGAGGTTTGGTATTAAAACCCCTATGGGGCAAATACCTATTCCTTTATTACATCTTGAAGACCGTTCAAAACTCCTAAATGACAGCGTAAAACTCTACAAACATCCGCTGTTTCGGGAGATGTTTATAGCCAAATCTGGCAAAAGCATGAAAGCCATTGTCCTACATAAACGATTTGCTAGTAAAGAAAAAGCAGATGAATATGTAGATGAGATCAGAGGTGTTTTTGAAAAGCAAAACCTACCCGTAAGAATAGCAGGAAAGGCCGTAGCTCAAACGGCGTTCGTCAATGCCGTAAAAGATGACTTTTCCAAATTCATAATCATAGCATTGGTTTTGATTTTTCTCATGCTCCTATTCTTCATGAGAAACCTCCTTCTTATCACGATGTCCTTGCTAATTGCAGGTTTGTCTGTGGTAGCCACTATTGGGTTTATGGCACTGACTGGCAAAGATATAGACGTACTCTCATCACTCATCCCTACTATATTACTCGTCGTGTCTATGTCGGATATTATACATTTATATGCACACATACAGCAAGAATACAACGAGTCCAAAAACCTAAAAGCATCCATCAACCAAGCGGTCCGAAAAGTGGGAATTGCTACACTTCTTACCTCTTTCACTACAGCTATCGGCTTTCTTACACTCGTTACTATCCAAGTAAAACCAATCATTGACCTGGGGTTATATGCTGCAGCAGGGATCGCTTTTGCATTCATCATCACCTACTTGCTTTTTCCTACACTGGCATGCCTGACCCAGCCCACTATCTCCCAGCCATCTTCAGGCTTTATGCAAAACTGCCTAAAGAGCATCTACAAAATGGTGTCGACACGAGGCAAAAGTATTGGACTGGCTGCTATGCTTGTTTTAGTTGTGAGCCTGATTGGGCTCAAGCAAGTGGAGGTAGATGCATACTTAGTGAACGACCTTCCGAAACATGACCCCGTTAAAACTGATTTCATTTTTTTTGACGAAGAATTTTCTGGTTCCAAGCCATTCACTTTGAGCCTCTGGATCAAGGACGACACGAAACCCATCTATAGTCAGGAGGTAATTACCCAAATGGAGAAAATCGAGCACCTGATACGAAAACATACAGGCGCTGGCGACTTGATCTCTCCAGTATCCTTTGTGAAGTTTGCCAACCAAAGCCTACATCAGGCTGCTCCAGAGTCGTATCAACTACCAGAGTCTTCCAGAGATTGGCAAAAAGTCTTTCAACAGATAAGAAAGACCCACCCAGAAAGAAAATCCACCAAAGTGAGCACCGAAGCGCTGGCACAAATCACTGGGTATTTTCAGGACTTAGGCTCGAAAGACGCCACCATCAAATACGAAAAACTCATCCACGCATTAGACGAGCAAGTAGATCACCAGATCTTGGGCTATCGCCTTACAGGCACGACTTTGCTTATTGACAAAAGTCATGAATTGCTTTCGATGAATCTGATCAAAGGACTGTTGTTGGCGATGCTTATCGTAGGACTCATCGCTGGAGTCATGTTTCGATCTTGGCGCATGGTGCTCATCACCCTCCTACCCAATCTATTTCCTATTCTGGTCGTGGCCGCAATTATGGGTTATTTTTCCATTCCTCTCAACTTGAGTACTTCGGTCATTTTTGCTATTTCTTTTGGCATCGTGGTAGACGATACGCTACACTTTTTGAGCCAATTCAAACAAGAATACCAACCTGGCATACAGATAGAACAAGCTATCGAAAGATCCATATTAGCCACTGGCCGACCGATCCTAATTACAACTATATTACTCACTTCGGGGTTCATCGTTTTTTGCTTCTCTAATTTCAGTGCCACCTTTTTTATGGGGCTGTTTGTGAGCATCTCGTTTGTAACGGCTCTACTGACAGACCTATACCTTCTACCTGTATTGCTGATCTGGTTTTTACCTAAAAAAACCAAAGACCTATGA